The DNA segment tcccaggtgccttgagatcattgacaagatcctcccgtgtagttctgggctgattcctcaccattctcatgatcattgcatccccacgaggtgagatcttgcatggagccccaggccgagggatattgaaagttcttttgtgtttcttccatttgcgaataatcgcaacaaatgttgtcaccttctcaccaagctgcttggcgatggtcttgtagcccattccagccttgtgtaggtctacaatcttgtccgtgacatccttggagagctctttggtcttggccatggtggagagtttggaatttgattgattgattgcttctgtggacatgtgtcttttttacaggtaacaatctgcggttaggagcactccctttaagagtgtgctcctaatctcagctcgttacctgtataaaagacatctgggtgccagaaatctttctgattgagagggggtcaaatacttatttccctcattaaaatgcaaatcaatttataacatttttgacatgcgtttttctggatagttttgttgttattctgtctctcactgttcaaataaacctatcattaaaattatagactgatcctttctttatcagtgggcaaacgtacaaaatcagcaggggatcaaatacttttcccccccactgtaggaGAGGGACCGTCAGAGCCTTGTTCTGAGAATCAGGTTTGAGGAGTTTGCGAGGTGACTTTAGTCTACTCTGAGTTCAACTCCTTCAAACAAGAAGCTATTTAGAATCTGGTtcaaggagaacccttttgggctcCATGTacgaccctttccacagagggttctacatggaacccaaaatggatCTATGCGGAAATTAAAAAGGTTTCATACCCATCTAACGGCCTGTCAGATTGATTTAAGTGGGAAAACACATCATGATCTACATCACACCGGGTCAATGAACTGCCACCCGATCATCCCTTCCCAGCGATCTCTCCTCATCTGGGTGAAGAAAATCATAATTTACTGGGTCCTATTTGTCAACAGGGTGTTCATTCTGTTTGATACTGCTGTTGATCTTTCAGCAATAGTTGACTATATAAAAACTATCTCTGGAAATAATAGCACTTCACACCTCAATGAATGTCACTGCTACTGGCTCTTCAAATGGACTGTATTACACAAAGGAGGCACGTCTTTCTGTCAAAATGATCTGCATGTTTCATCATCTCTGCTTGATGGGGTCAAGCTGGGCCACCGTGGACTACCTGCGTAGACACGTTAAAGGTTAGGCTAAATCTGGGATTTTGAGTGTTACATGAAATTGTAACGCTCCTCTTCgctgtcggaaaaagtggaccaatacgcagcgggttgcgtgctcatcatattttattttaatgtgaacaccaagaaaaaaacaagaaacaatagaCCGACAGGAGCAGTTTATCAGGCTAACATAAAGCAGTGCTAaatcaacaacccacaaaccccaggtgaacaacacactcctaatatatgactcccaatcaggaacaacgataaccagctatTCCTGATCAGGAGCCACAcaggccaacaaagaaacagacatactagaaaaaCCATACAACATAAAAATGGAatttctgccacgtcctgaccaaaatactacacaactactgcctctgctggtcaggacgtgacagaaattCCATTTATAGTTCTTCTTTTATAAATCAGAGTTCAACCTACACCTTAATTCATCTTGGTCTGTGAAACTGGTCCATTAATTCTGAAGGATAGGCGtcacgctagcgggacacctggcgacaacatccggtgaaattggagggcgcacaattcaaataaataatggtaatattaaacattcatgaacatacaagtatcttatatcatttaaaagcttaaattattaACTGCGtagtccgatttacaataggctttacagtgaaagcataccatacgattgTCTggggacggcgccccacatcaacatatttttcaaccagcacaggctccacaaaatcacaaatagcgattaaatgaatctcttacttttgaaaatcttcctctgtttgcaatcccaagggtcccagctacaacatgaatggtcgttttgttagagaaaatccttctttatatccattaAATAGGCTTTAATATGATACTTGTGCTTTGTCTTTTACAAACGAGTCATATTTTATATAAATTGATtcatctatttatttatttattcatgtttGTAAATTGTGATTTCCATCTCTATCTGAGATGCAGAGTACCTTGAACCAGGTTCTAAATagcctccagtggtgtggaggctgtgctttggcaaagtgggtggggttatctcctacctgtttggccctgtccgggggtttcatcggatggggccacagtgtctcctgacccctcctgtctcagcctccagtatttatgctgcagtagtttatgtgtcggggggctagggtcagtctgtcacatctggagtatttcttgtcttttccggtgtcctgtgtgaatttaaatatgctctctctaattctctctttctctttctttctttctctctctcggaggacctgagccctagcaccatgcctcaggactacctggcttgatgactccttgctgtccccagttcacctggccgtgctgctgctccagttccaactgttctgcctacagctatggaaccctgaccggttcaccggacgtgctacctgtcccagacctgttgtcccagacctgctggaaccctgacctattcaccggacgtgctacctgtcccagacctgcttttttcaactctctagagacagcaggagcggtagagatactctcaaagatcggctatgaaaaagccaactgacacttactcttgtgttactgacttgttaaaCCCTCGataactactatgattattattatttgacaatgctggtcatttatgaacatttgaacatctaggccatgtgctgttataatctccacccggcacagccagaagaggactggccacccctcatagcctggttcctctctaggtttcttcctaggttttggccttactagggagtttttcctagcaaccgtgcttctacacctgcattgcttgctgtttggggttttaggctgggtttctgtacagcactttgtgatatcagctaatgtaagaagggctatataaatacatttgatttgatttgatttgatggtgttTTCATTGCTCAGATGTTTGATATTCCTATTTAATTGTCCAATGGACGAGGCCTAACAAATATATTCTGTTTAGCAAATATGAAAAtagctatgttttttttgttgctgtaaATTCACCAATATATTTATACTAGCTGTACCTCGCCCTATGGCTGTAAATCTATTTgaaacatttagatttttttatcacTGTTTATGTGTTGAACTATTGAATTCTCACAGGAAAAAAATTTGGTTGCAAATGCAGAATGAGAACTTCCAGAACTGGAATTTCACTGCTTTGATAGTAGAGACAACAGTGTGTGTTGTGACACAGTGTGGAATTTGGGAATTTAACACTGATTGACGACTCAGTGCTGATGTCATTGGCTCCTCTTGGTTTTGCTACCTTTATAGATTAACATGAACAGCTCTTGTAAATAGTCATATATCTGATTGTTATGAATGAATATGCATTTGTCACAACATCAACTCTTGCCTAAAACCTGCAAAGGAACAAGAAGAAACAGTTGTATGAACCTGCTGTTGTTAGCCAGGTAGAAGTTATTGTACATTGAATACAACCATCAAGGCCAGGTCTATGTAGATTTCAATCTACATAGACCCTCCAGTCCCTGgacttcttggcgctgatggaaacatggattaccacagaaaacgctgctactcctactgctctttcctcgtctgaccacgtgttctcgcatactccgagagcatctggtcagcggggtggcggcactggaatcctcatctctcccaagtggacattctctctttctcccctgacccatctgtctatctcctcctttgaattccatgctgtcacagtcactagcccattcaagcttaacctctctagggcaggtggcaccaaatcgtcccacctacgtaacagctagttgaatcctgtggcgcgattttcaaataccttagaaatgctattacttcaatttctcaaacatatgactattttacagctttttaaagacaagactcgttaatctaaccacactgtccgatttcaaaaaggctttacaacgaaagcaaaacattagattatgtcagcagagtacccagccagaaataatcagacacccatttttcaagctagcatataatgtcacaaaaacccagaagacagctaaatgcagcactaacctttgatgatcttcatcagatgacacacctaggacattatgttatacattacatgcatgttttgttcaatcaagttcatatttatatcaaaaaccagctttttacattagcatgtgacgttcagaactagcataccccccgcaaacttccgatgaatttactaacaatttactaaattactcacgataaacgttcacaaaaagcataacaattattttaagaattatagatacagaactcctctatgcactcaaaatgtccgattttaaaatagcttttcggtgaaagcacattttgcaatattttaagtagatagcccggcatcacagggctagtcatttagacacccaccaagtttagccttcaccaaactccggtttactattagaaaagtttgattacctttcctgttcttcgtcagaatgcactcccaggacttctacttcaataacaaatgtaggtttggtccaaagtaatccatagttatgttccaacagcgacgttttgtttgtgcgttcaagacactatcccaatggtaaataacggtcatgcgcacggcgcatttcgtgacaaaagatttctaaatatttcattaccatacttcgaagcatgtcaaccgctgtttaaaatcaatttttatgccatttttctcgtaaaaaagagataatattccgaccgggaatctgcaattaggtaaacagacgaaagaaaatacagcacggggtcgaatcgggcacgcgcctaattcctttgtcctcttatcagccacttggcaaaggcgattatgtgtttcagcctgaggctgcctcgtcatcgttcaactttttcccgggctctgagagcctatggaagccataggaagtgtcacgttacagctaagatccccactcttcaataaacagagacaagaagaacgacaccttgtcagacaggccacttcctgcatgaaaccttctcatgtttttgcctgccatatgagttctgttatactcacagacaccattcaaacagttttagaaactttagggtgttttctatccaaagccaataattatatgcatattctagttactgggcaggagtagtaaccagattaaatcgggtacgttttttatccggccgtgtaaatactgccccctacccccaacaggttaacatccttatcatttatcgccctccaggttcccttggagagttcatcaatgagcttgacgccttgataagttcctttcctgaggatggctcacccctcacaattctgggtgactttaacctccctacgtctacctttgactcatttctctctgcctccttctttccactcctctcctcttttgacctcaccctctcaccgcccccccccctactcacaaggcaggcaatacgcttgacctcatctttactagatgctgttcttctactaatctcactgcaactcccctccaagtctccgaccactaccttgtatccttttccctctcgctctcctccaacactactcacactgcccctactcagatggtattgcaccgtcgcaacctttgctctctctctcctgctactctctcctcttccatcctatcatctcttccctctgctcaatccttctccaaccaatctcctgattctgcctcctcaaccctcctctcctccctttctgcatcctttgactctctatgtcccctatactcccggccggctcggtcctcccctcctgctccgtggcttgacgactcattgcgagctcacagaacagggctccgggcagccgagcggaaatggaggaaaactagcctccctgtggacctggcatctttttactccctcctctccacattttcttcctctgtttctgctgctaaagccactttctaccactctaaattccaagcatctgcctctaaccctaggaagctctttgccaccttcatctccctcctgaatcctcctcccccgccctcccctcctccctctctgcggatgaatttgtcaaccattttgaaaagaagattgacgacatccaatcctcgtttgttaagtcaaacgacaccgctggtcctgctcacattgccctaccctatgctttgacctctttctccccactctctccagatgaaatcttgcgacttgtgacggccggctgcccaacaaccttcccgcttgaccctatcccctcctctcttctccagaccaccttctcccttacctcacctcgctcatcaactcatccttgaccactggctacgtcccttccgtcttcaagagagagagagttgcaccccttctcaaaaaacctacactcaatccctccgatgtcaacaactacagaccagtatcccttctttctattctctccaaaactcttgagcgtgccgtccttggcctgctctcttgctatctctctcagaatgacctttttGGCAACTCTGGCATAGGATCAAGAGAATGATCAGTAATTTACAAGAAAAGTGTCCTCCACAGTTACTACATCCATCCACTGGTGACCTCTCATGGTGTAGTGTCCTCTACAGTTACTACATCCACCCACTGGTGACCTCTCATGGTGTAGTGTCCTCTACAGTTACTACATCCCCCCCTGGTGACCTCTCATGGTGTAGTCTTCCCTCTACAGTTACTTCATCTACCCACTGGTGACCTCTCATGGTGTAGTGTCCTCTACAGTTACTATACAatattttctctgtctgtctgcttcatcATTTAGTATCTGTCATTGTGCTGTCCAAAAAAAGTTACCTTTCTTACTGTCTATTTCTTTCCAGTGCCCACTCTCGTCTCCCTCAAGCATGGCTCTCCTGTCTtctataaaaatacaaaataaaatgtaaatacctTTGTACCTCTTAAtcatgacaaaacaagcaagatATTTAGTGAGGGAATTCCATTGCCCTGCATGTTTGAGTCAGCATTTTACTGCTGTGATTGTAACTGTTGACGTATTGAACCTGTATGATTACTTCCTCAAAACGAGATGTTCTGTTGACTTCCTACTTCTGATGTCATAGGACTTTCACTACATCCTCTTTACATTCATTCATTTACAGGTCATGAACAATGGAATGAAAACATTTCCAGAACTGGATTTTCACTGATTCCGTAAGAGAGATGCAAGACGATAGAGATGTTTGTTGGTGACAGTTGTACATTTGGGAATGAACCAGTGATTGATATGCTTTTTGTCATTTGCTGATCTTTGTTTTTGCAATCTTTAGATAGCTATTCATGACAACATATCAAAATAAATGTAACTTAGAATTTCTTATGCATTTATAACAACATGCTTACCGGCAACTCTGGCCTAGGATCAAGAGAATGATCAGTAATTTACAAGAAAAGTGTCCTCTACAGTTACTACATCTACCCTCTGGTGACCTCTCATGGTGTAGTGTCCCCTACAGTCACTACATCTACCCACTGGTGACCTCTCATGGTGTAGTGTCCTCTACAGTCACTACATCTACCCACTGGTGACCTCTCATGGTGTAGTCTCCTCTACAGTCACTACATCCCCCCACTGGTGACCTCTCATGGTGTAGTGTCCTCTACAGTTACTACATCCACCCACTGGTGACCTCTCATGGTGTGGTGTCCTCTACAGTCACTACATCTACCCACTGGTGACCTCTCATGGTGTAGTGTCCTCTACAGTTACTACATCCACCCACTGGTGACCTCTCATGGTGTagtgtgatgcagtgtcttagaccgctgcggcacTCAGGAGCCCCACTCATACCACACAAGATGAACACACAAAAGAAGTGAGAATTCTTAGTAAAATATAAATTATTTATTATAgatataaaatgaacagtaactGTTAAATGTAACAGATTTGATCAATGATCTGATCTTAGTAAAATTTAAATGATTTATTATAgatataaaatgaacagtaactGTTAAATGTAACAGATTTGATCAATGATCTGATCTTAGTAAAATATAAATTATTTATTATAgatataaaatgaacagtaactGTTAAATGTAACAGATTTGATCAATGATCTGATCTTAGTAAAATATAAATGATTTATTATAGATATAAATTGTAACAGTAACTGTTAAATGTAACAGATTTGATCAATGATCTGATCTTAGTAAAATATAAATGATTTATTATAgatataaaatgaacagtaactGTTAAATGTAACAGATTTGATCAATGATCTGATCATACACAAGACCTTTATCAATAAAAGGGTTAAAAGGTGCGATTTCTGATGCTCATAGAACAAGATCATACCATTAAACTCTGCCAACACAGAGATTATTTCATATACAAATAGGTTATATAACataataaactgggtggttccagccctgaatgctgattggctgacagctgtggtatgtCAGACCGTATACTATCGGTATGACAATAAAtcatatttttactgctctaattatgttagtaaccagtttataatagcaataaggctcctcggTGGTTTGTcatatgtggccaatataccacggctaagggctgtgtccaggtgcTCCAGGTTGCTTATATTCTTCATTTATTATACTTTTCAGTACAGAAAAATGTCTGCTAAAATTCAGGTAGTTGGATAAACTTAGAGATAGCAGGGTTCCAGCATGTTCGCATTCTCCTCCGTTAATGAAGGTAGCAACATGAACTCTTCGTCCCGTGTACCCTTGTGATGAGAACTATTCCTATGACCTTTTCTTGTTCAATCCTTCCgctctctccctgtagagaagaAATAAAGTTATGTCATCCATTTCTTACAACCATCGTTTTACCTAATATCCTTATGATAAACCCTACACACACTGTCAGTATAATTCAATTCCATGGAACCAAATCATTTTTTCCTGAATAAATATGAATGAATTCTTACCTCAGCATGCGAACAGCTTTTATAACCCAGCCCTTGGTGGGATCCACACAAGGGAATCTCCCTCTGACAGTGTGGAAACTGGAAGAGAACATGTTGAAGAGACAACATCAGTCAATCATCAGTGCTTTATAGGCTAACATCTCTATAATATCACATTGCAAATAAATCAACACAAATAATATCAAGCTATCAAATTGTATTACTtctgttataaaattattttatACTTAATGATATACTTAAATTGACGAAATAATACATGTACTACAATTCATCTTTTCATTTTACTTGCAATTTGTCTCAGACCTATTAAGCACAGTTCTACTGTTAGACCTTCCAAAGTCACTCACATGATAGCATCAATGTTGCACTCGTCAGTCACTCTCTGTACGGAAAAGCCACGGATAAGACCAATGTCTATCCTACCCTGGGAGTAACGTGTACAACAGCCTGTAGGAAAACCTATTGAGCAAAAAGACAAGAAATGTTATCATGTATAGgaattaaaaaacattttctaaaaaacaaggagagaatgagacagaggcagacagacagacagacagacagacagacagacagacagacagacagacagacagacagacagacaggcagacagacaggcaggcaggcaggcagacagacagacagacagacagacagacagacagacagacagacagacagacagacagacagacagacagacagacagactaagaCAAAACTTTCACATCCAATATTGACCTCGTTTAGCTGCAGAAACCTCAGTAGTGAACATCCCCAAAGCCAGGAGCACGAGCAGCACAATAACAGGGGCTCTGATCTGGGCCATCTCTTCTTCTGTGGTGCTGTGGTTAGTGATGTGATGAGCTGCTGTCTTGTCTTCAGAAAGAGAGCTTCAGTGGCTGTGTGAGGTCCTACTCATCACCAGAGCTATATATACACTCCTGGTGCAGGTAGAGAGTGAAATGGGCTTTCCTACCCACGCCTTAACACCAAAGTTCCACGGCAGAAGTTCCCCATCACTTTCCCCAATGAGCAAACAAGGGAAACAAGGTTCTTGAACAGAACAAGAGGGAGACTGTTTGAACAACTTTTACATGTTTATTTATATACAGCATTTATTCTGAGCTGATTGAAATGCACAACAATATATGTTTACCTAAATGCTTGTATCTTTGTTGAAGTCTCCTGGGTTAAGGAATACATTTTTTGATTATGttaagtgagtttgtgttttatATTATATCTCAGTATTTCTTTATCCTGGTGCTGGGGACCCAAAGGGTTTAGTTTTGCCCCTAGTgctacacacctgattccactaattACCTCATCATCAAAAcgctgctcagacgttgcatgcatcaaccaatggttgtgtggCATGTCATCGTCCGTGCTGTCGAGCACCAGATTGCTATTAGAACATGTGGTTAGCTCatacgtaaaatacctatccaggcattgtaagatGGAGCATGCATCAGCAACGCCCAGGCAGAGGAGCACTCCCAAtgattagtggaatcaggtgtctaGTGCTACTTTTCTTACAAGACGTATGACAACGATGATGACATAATGACCCCAGGGCTCTGAGTTGTAATTCCTAATTCTACAGCtctgactgatggtcaacattcTATACTAGAGGAACACTCCCCTAACCTGTTGAGCAGGGGATTTTCAAATGGCGACTTTGAAGGGGAACTTTCAGGTGTGACTTTGTTGGGAAGTAAATACACACAGCAGAGAAATACAAGAGGAATTCAATCT comes from the Salmo trutta chromosome 21, fSalTru1.1, whole genome shotgun sequence genome and includes:
- the LOC115157450 gene encoding C-C motif chemokine 20 isoform X3; translated protein: MAQIRAPVIVLLVLLALGMFTTEVSAAKRGFPTGCCTRYSQGRIDIGLIRGFSVQRVTDECNIDAIIFHTVRGRFPCVDPTKGWVIKAVRMLRERAEGLNKKRS